The Bacteroidota bacterium genome contains a region encoding:
- a CDS encoding biotin/lipoyl-containing protein has translation MAHPATYKVLIGDRQIDLSIDGTTIAVDGSQKDLQIDRISAHTYAIIIDGKPYRVLLESVDGATCTMTVNGVQHTLAVQDERAQLLELYGIADSNSAMEKEVRAPMPGLVLEVLVAEGDEAAAGKGLLVLEAMKMENEIKAAADGTVARIHVKAGDPVAKGDLLLEFEG, from the coding sequence ATGGCACACCCGGCCACATACAAAGTCCTGATTGGAGATCGGCAAATCGACCTATCGATAGATGGCACCACGATCGCGGTCGATGGATCCCAAAAAGATTTACAAATTGACCGGATAAGCGCACATACTTACGCTATTATCATAGATGGTAAACCCTACCGGGTCTTGCTTGAATCGGTGGACGGCGCCACCTGCACAATGACGGTAAATGGTGTTCAACACACCCTTGCCGTGCAAGACGAACGCGCACAGCTTCTGGAACTGTATGGCATTGCAGACAGCAACAGCGCCATGGAAAAAGAGGTCCGCGCCCCAATGCCGGGCCTGGTGCTTGAGGTTCTTGTTGCCGAGGGAGACGAAGCAGCGGCCGGCAAAGGCCTGCTGGTACTGGAAGCCATGAAAATGGAAAACGAAATCAAGGCCGCAGCAGACGGCACAGTTGCCCGCATCCACGTCAAAGCCGGCGACCCGGTAGCCAAAGGTGACCTGCTGTTAGAGTTTGAAGGATAG
- a CDS encoding STAS domain-containing protein, which produces MSNFSVGFRSLQSVNVLDLKGELDAHTASELEAAIKKCQDDSIYQIVVNGANLNYISSAGLGVFMAYIEDLRSKGGDIKIAALQPKVFNVFDLLGFPMLFDIVDTEEEAIEKFDAQQTAE; this is translated from the coding sequence ATGAGTAATTTTTCAGTCGGATTTAGATCGTTGCAATCAGTTAACGTACTGGATCTCAAAGGAGAACTGGATGCGCATACCGCATCTGAGCTGGAAGCAGCTATAAAAAAGTGCCAGGATGACAGCATTTACCAAATTGTGGTGAACGGTGCCAACCTGAACTATATATCGAGCGCCGGCCTGGGTGTATTTATGGCCTACATTGAAGATTTGCGCTCCAAAGGTGGTGACATCAAAATCGCCGCATTACAACCCAAGGTGTTCAACGTGTTTGACCTCCTTGGCTTTCCGATGCTCTTCGACATCGTTGATACAGAAGAGGAAGCCATCGAAAAATTTGACGCACAGCAAACCGCTGAATAG
- the aat gene encoding leucyl/phenylalanyl-tRNA--protein transferase encodes MLLQGYQIGVFPMAEDRDSEVVQWFAPDPRAILPLDGFHVPKTLAKLVRQNKFEVVSDRNFEGVMRACAARETTWISDDIIRSYVALYENGYAHSVECWLDGRLVGGLYGVAIGGAFFGESMFHHERDASKVALVHLVRCLNACNYTLLDTQFTTPHLEKFGVIEIPRIEYEEKLDRALEQEVKPWAL; translated from the coding sequence ATGTTGCTGCAAGGCTATCAGATCGGAGTATTTCCGATGGCTGAAGACCGTGATAGCGAAGTTGTTCAATGGTTTGCACCTGACCCACGTGCAATTTTGCCGCTTGATGGATTTCACGTGCCCAAGACGTTAGCAAAACTTGTCCGTCAAAACAAGTTTGAGGTGGTTTCCGATCGTAATTTTGAAGGTGTGATGCGGGCTTGTGCAGCCCGTGAGACAACCTGGATTTCCGATGACATTATCCGTTCATATGTTGCCCTGTATGAAAACGGATATGCACATAGTGTAGAATGTTGGCTGGATGGCCGGCTGGTAGGGGGGCTCTATGGCGTTGCCATTGGCGGGGCCTTTTTTGGTGAATCGATGTTTCATCACGAGCGGGATGCCTCCAAAGTAGCCCTGGTGCATCTTGTACGGTGCCTGAACGCTTGCAACTATACGTTGCTCGATACGCAGTTTACAACCCCCCATCTGGAAAAATTTGGCGTTATTGAAATTCCGCGGATCGAATATGAAGAGAAACTTGACCGCGCATTGGAACAAGAAGTGAAACCGTGGGCTTTGTGA
- a CDS encoding family 16 glycoside hydrolase, whose amino-acid sequence MKYSTQFYAVLLCVAFFGMAPVQFVQAQWRVHDLERPKPEIVTPPAQVLPVPPPPDAVVLFDGTDLSGWEATDGSPTKWVIKDGNMESVAGAGYIQSKAAFGDMHLHVEWAAPVPVIGNSQGRGNSGVFLMSYYEVQVLDSYDNPTYADGQAGAIYGQYPPLVNATRPPGEWQSYDIFWHRPHFGTAGNVISPARVTVIHNGIMIQDNVELWGPTEWLQYRPYEQHPDRLPIRFQDHGNPVLYRNVWVRDLESEKRTTMPPSIQMSEDMLDRYAGRYAFGNNAYVLTREGGELVAEIGGRDFYLVPKSITLFEMRNTSGSFTFELDDTGMPTGVHWEMSGSSVKAAKVE is encoded by the coding sequence ATGAAGTATTCCACGCAATTTTACGCCGTGCTTTTATGTGTGGCTTTTTTCGGTATGGCACCGGTGCAGTTTGTACAGGCCCAGTGGAGAGTCCATGATCTGGAAAGACCGAAGCCGGAAATTGTTACGCCCCCGGCCCAGGTGCTCCCGGTTCCACCACCACCAGACGCCGTTGTTTTGTTTGATGGGACAGATCTGTCTGGATGGGAAGCAACAGACGGTTCACCTACAAAGTGGGTAATCAAAGATGGCAACATGGAATCTGTTGCCGGCGCGGGTTACATCCAGTCCAAAGCTGCATTTGGAGATATGCACCTGCACGTAGAATGGGCTGCGCCAGTACCCGTGATAGGCAACAGCCAGGGCAGGGGCAATAGCGGCGTTTTTCTGATGAGTTACTACGAGGTTCAGGTACTGGATTCGTATGACAATCCAACGTACGCTGACGGACAGGCCGGCGCAATCTATGGTCAATATCCGCCACTCGTAAACGCTACGCGACCGCCAGGCGAATGGCAGTCGTACGATATTTTCTGGCATCGCCCGCATTTTGGAACCGCTGGCAACGTCATTTCGCCGGCGCGCGTGACCGTGATCCACAACGGCATCATGATTCAGGACAACGTAGAATTATGGGGCCCAACCGAATGGCTGCAATACCGCCCGTATGAGCAACACCCTGATCGCCTGCCGATCCGCTTTCAAGACCACGGCAACCCCGTATTGTATCGCAATGTCTGGGTGCGCGATTTGGAATCTGAAAAACGGACAACAATGCCGCCAAGTATCCAGATGTCTGAAGACATGCTCGACCGGTATGCCGGGAGGTATGCCTTTGGTAACAATGCCTATGTCCTTACCCGTGAAGGAGGTGAGTTGGTTGCGGAGATTGGTGGCCGGGATTTCTATCTCGTCCCGAAATCAATCACATTGTTTGAAATGCGCAATACATCCGGTTCGTTTACCTTTGAACTAGATGATACAGGCATGCCGACCGGTGTACATTGGGAAATGAGTGGAAGCTCAGTTAAAGCAGCAAAAGTCGAGTAG
- a CDS encoding N-acetylmuramoyl-L-alanine amidase-like domain-containing protein, with product MMNNSPNCDKRFPTFVPAAFFVVSLFSMAACQPSESQPVQQATASAEALPGDTTAVAQFDALMAEARAKAWHTRDLGGIMMQVGVWFEGQPYVAGSLDESAYEQLVIKLDGFDCVTFVESVLALSRTIKSQAYNYAGFVDHMQAQRYRDGKLDGYCSRLHYFSEWILDNERRGRVQNITAEIGGVLLDKELDFMSGHRDSYAPLKDDSLYAGIVAMEANLKDLQMYHIPQAAIASAYPSLLGGDIVALATDIGGLDVTHTGLVFKHENGQVGLLHASTTRGVVVSPDLQAYVENNRRQIGIVVARPQDL from the coding sequence ATGATGAATAATTCCCCAAACTGCGACAAGCGTTTTCCTACGTTCGTACCTGCAGCCTTTTTTGTTGTCTCGCTCTTCAGTATGGCAGCCTGTCAGCCGTCAGAATCGCAGCCGGTGCAGCAAGCTACCGCATCGGCTGAGGCGTTACCGGGCGACACGACCGCCGTGGCGCAGTTTGACGCACTCATGGCGGAAGCCAGGGCAAAGGCATGGCATACCAGGGATCTGGGGGGCATCATGATGCAAGTTGGGGTGTGGTTTGAAGGCCAGCCGTATGTTGCCGGCTCGCTCGATGAATCGGCCTACGAGCAACTGGTTATTAAGCTCGATGGGTTTGATTGTGTGACCTTTGTCGAATCTGTGCTTGCCCTCTCTCGAACCATCAAATCTCAAGCTTACAACTATGCCGGTTTTGTTGACCACATGCAGGCCCAGCGCTACCGGGATGGCAAGCTGGATGGCTATTGCAGCCGCCTCCACTATTTCTCTGAATGGATTTTGGACAATGAACGGCGCGGTAGGGTACAGAATATAACAGCTGAAATTGGTGGTGTGCTCCTTGATAAAGAGCTTGATTTTATGAGCGGGCACCGCGATAGCTATGCGCCGCTCAAAGACGACAGCCTGTATGCAGGCATTGTTGCAATGGAAGCAAACTTGAAAGACCTTCAGATGTATCACATCCCGCAAGCAGCTATTGCATCCGCATATCCATCGCTGCTGGGTGGTGATATAGTTGCGCTTGCTACTGATATCGGTGGACTCGATGTCACCCACACAGGGTTGGTTTTTAAACATGAGAACGGGCAAGTCGGCCTGCTTCATGCCTCTACAACGCGCGGTGTAGTGGTTTCGCCAGATCTTCAAGCTTATGTGGAGAACAATAGGCGCCAGATTGGCATTGTGGTAGCTCGACCCCAGGACCTTTAG
- the ruvX gene encoding Holliday junction resolvase RuvX, which produces MRIIGIDYGRKRVGLAMADPFRMFAQTIGTFTPKTALVELKRIHGDSGIELIVIGWPLTLDDEENKVTRFVHEYINRINKLLRGIPVVKYDERYSSRRASAALVEAGIRRKARGKKGRLDAAAAAIILQDYLDETRSRDSEENEAF; this is translated from the coding sequence TTGCGTATCATCGGAATTGATTATGGACGAAAACGGGTTGGCCTTGCAATGGCTGATCCGTTTCGTATGTTTGCCCAAACCATCGGCACCTTTACACCAAAGACTGCGCTTGTTGAATTAAAGCGGATTCACGGAGACAGTGGCATTGAGTTGATCGTTATTGGATGGCCGCTTACCCTGGATGATGAAGAGAATAAGGTGACACGGTTTGTCCATGAGTACATCAACCGGATCAACAAATTGCTACGTGGCATACCAGTTGTGAAGTATGATGAACGGTATTCATCACGGCGGGCAAGTGCCGCGTTGGTGGAGGCAGGCATCAGGCGAAAGGCGCGGGGTAAGAAGGGCCGGCTTGACGCAGCAGCAGCAGCCATTATATTGCAGGACTATTTAGACGAGACCAGGTCTAGGGATAGCGAGGAAAACGAAGCTTTTTAA
- the def gene encoding peptide deformylase, whose translation MILPIYVYGAPILTQRTIEVTENTPELQQLIDDMIETMHGASGIGLAAPQVGRSERLFVVDLSPMVEDDEDAEAAPVVFINPEIYEESEEDEEYEEGCLSIPDIREYVIRPEGVRLRYMDRNFKKHDIVAEGMLARVIQHEFDHLDGVLFLDHISPFKRRLLKRRLKEMARGNIEADYPLKFTSVV comes from the coding sequence ATGATACTACCAATCTATGTATACGGCGCGCCAATTTTGACGCAACGCACCATAGAAGTGACAGAGAATACCCCTGAGCTTCAGCAACTGATCGACGACATGATCGAAACCATGCATGGCGCATCGGGCATTGGCCTTGCTGCGCCGCAAGTGGGGCGGTCTGAGCGGCTGTTTGTGGTAGACCTCTCACCGATGGTTGAAGACGACGAGGATGCGGAAGCTGCACCGGTTGTTTTCATCAACCCCGAGATCTACGAAGAGAGCGAAGAAGACGAAGAGTATGAGGAAGGCTGTCTTTCGATACCTGATATCCGTGAGTATGTGATCAGGCCTGAAGGCGTTCGCCTCCGGTACATGGATCGCAATTTCAAGAAGCACGATATCGTTGCAGAGGGCATGCTGGCACGCGTGATCCAGCACGAATTTGATCACCTTGATGGGGTGCTTTTTCTCGATCACATCAGCCCCTTCAAACGCCGGCTGCTCAAACGCCGGCTCAAAGAAATGGCCAGAGGCAACATTGAAGCTGACTATCCACTGAAGTTTACCAGTGTAGTTTAG
- a CDS encoding HU family DNA-binding protein gives MEEKIHTLTKKDVARRVSDLMDEPIYKSEPWVNAVITAIGELMVEADPEVRIELRDFGVFEVKKTKAKPKARNPKTNETVFIPSRRKTHFKPSKRLKKILQVPLTDLEYTIPLGSADALAELTSAFKPNGNGYPQNGNGHH, from the coding sequence ATGGAGGAGAAAATACATACACTCACCAAAAAAGATGTAGCCCGGCGAGTCTCCGATTTGATGGATGAGCCCATCTACAAAAGTGAACCGTGGGTCAATGCCGTAATCACCGCCATTGGCGAGTTGATGGTAGAGGCAGACCCGGAAGTTCGCATCGAGCTACGCGACTTTGGTGTATTTGAGGTAAAAAAGACCAAAGCAAAACCCAAGGCGAGAAATCCAAAAACCAACGAGACGGTTTTTATTCCTAGCCGGCGAAAAACACACTTCAAACCAAGTAAGCGGTTGAAGAAGATTTTGCAGGTGCCGCTTACCGATCTGGAATATACCATACCACTTGGCAGTGCAGATGCACTTGCAGAGCTGACTTCTGCATTCAAACCTAATGGGAACGGATATCCACAGAATGGAAACGGTCACCACTAA
- the ubiE gene encoding bifunctional demethylmenaquinone methyltransferase/2-methoxy-6-polyprenyl-1,4-benzoquinol methylase UbiE, which produces MKHYPPVGEAKGKKKEVALMFDAVAPRYDLLNRLLSGGIDRSWRKAAVNMLAPHKPKRILDLATGTADLAIEAIRLNPEKIVGVDIAEEMLKIGREKLRKINLDDRITLQRGDAEKLPFSDSQFDGAMVSFGVRNFENLQKGLKEIRRVLKPGGALVILEFSRPRAFPIKQFYGIYSKYIMPAIGKLFSKSSSGAYKYLPDSIAVFPDGDNFLAELEAAGYENREAKRLTFGVASLYKGVVPGKK; this is translated from the coding sequence ATGAAACACTACCCTCCTGTAGGCGAAGCTAAAGGCAAGAAAAAAGAAGTTGCATTGATGTTCGACGCCGTGGCGCCACGGTATGATTTACTGAACAGACTCCTCAGCGGGGGGATTGATCGCAGCTGGCGAAAAGCAGCCGTTAACATGCTTGCCCCACACAAACCCAAGCGCATCCTCGACCTGGCAACGGGTACGGCAGACCTGGCTATCGAAGCCATCAGGTTGAACCCCGAGAAAATTGTTGGGGTGGATATCGCGGAAGAGATGCTCAAAATTGGACGTGAAAAGCTCCGCAAAATCAACCTGGACGACCGGATTACGTTACAGCGCGGCGATGCAGAGAAATTACCATTCTCTGATTCTCAGTTCGATGGCGCAATGGTCTCTTTTGGGGTGCGCAACTTCGAAAATTTGCAAAAAGGGCTGAAAGAAATCCGTCGGGTGCTAAAGCCTGGTGGTGCGCTGGTGATTCTTGAATTCAGCCGGCCGCGTGCTTTTCCTATCAAACAGTTCTACGGGATTTACAGCAAGTATATCATGCCCGCGATAGGTAAACTCTTTTCGAAATCCAGCAGTGGGGCTTACAAATATCTACCTGATTCAATTGCTGTATTTCCGGATGGGGATAACTTTCTGGCCGAGCTTGAAGCGGCAGGATATGAAAACAGGGAAGCAAAACGGCTCACGTTTGGCGTGGCTTCGCTTTACAAAGGCGTGGTGCCCGGTAAAAAATAA
- a CDS encoding ATP-binding protein, whose amino-acid sequence MASSTYKLTIPSSTRYLEDVRRFIETHTVEAGFNTQSVEQFKVAVDEACTNVIKHAYSGEDSHELNIKVIVDSDRFTVCIRDKGVAFRPKEYNEPDIFELAKRRQAGGFGVHIMRRLMDHVEYSSQGKVNEVRLTKYLNSHVKNGR is encoded by the coding sequence GTGGCTAGTTCAACGTACAAACTGACCATACCGAGTTCGACACGTTACCTTGAGGATGTGCGTCGTTTTATTGAAACGCACACTGTCGAGGCGGGCTTCAATACACAGTCCGTCGAGCAATTCAAGGTGGCCGTTGATGAGGCTTGTACCAACGTGATCAAACACGCGTACAGCGGTGAAGACTCTCACGAGCTCAACATAAAGGTCATCGTCGATTCCGACCGCTTTACCGTCTGTATTCGAGATAAAGGCGTAGCATTCCGCCCTAAAGAATACAACGAACCAGATATTTTTGAGTTAGCCAAACGCCGGCAAGCTGGCGGATTTGGGGTGCATATCATGCGCCGGCTCATGGACCATGTAGAATACTCAAGCCAGGGCAAAGTGAATGAAGTCCGCCTGACCAAGTATCTCAACAGCCACGTTAAAAACGGACGCTAG
- the pfkA gene encoding 6-phosphofructokinase, translating to MDAINRIGVYTSGGDAPGMNACLRAVVRTAISNDLEVVGIRRGYAGMIEGDFCEMEARSVSNILQMGGTILKSARSDEFRTKEGRAIAADMLRKANVEALVGIGGDGSLKGAALFHEEHGFPVVGCPGTIDNDLFGTDETIGYDTALNTALENIDRIRDTADAHNRLFLVEVMGRDAGFIALNCAVGGGAELVLIPETLTDMQSVKDRIHSLMSAQARSSIAIVAEGEDFGGATRIAEALKGDPVFDYIDLRVCILGHTQRGGSPNARDRVLASRLGSHAVDALLEGHTSVMVGIVNHEIKLTPMRNVWSRKKNIDYELLRLTELLS from the coding sequence ATGGACGCAATAAACAGAATTGGCGTTTATACCAGTGGAGGGGATGCTCCGGGCATGAATGCGTGTCTTCGTGCTGTCGTGAGAACTGCGATATCGAATGATTTAGAAGTGGTTGGCATCCGGCGAGGCTATGCTGGCATGATTGAAGGCGACTTCTGCGAAATGGAAGCAAGATCTGTCTCCAACATCCTCCAGATGGGCGGCACAATTTTAAAGAGTGCCCGCTCTGACGAATTTCGCACGAAAGAAGGCCGGGCAATAGCTGCGGACATGCTCCGCAAAGCCAACGTCGAAGCCCTGGTAGGCATTGGTGGGGATGGCTCATTGAAAGGCGCTGCGCTTTTTCACGAAGAGCATGGATTTCCTGTAGTGGGATGCCCGGGTACCATCGATAATGACCTTTTTGGTACAGATGAGACCATTGGTTACGATACAGCGCTAAATACTGCGCTGGAAAATATAGATCGGATACGCGATACGGCAGATGCCCATAACAGGCTTTTTCTGGTAGAGGTCATGGGTCGTGATGCCGGTTTTATTGCGCTGAACTGTGCGGTAGGTGGCGGTGCCGAACTGGTACTGATCCCGGAAACCCTCACTGATATGCAATCCGTTAAGGATCGCATCCACTCCCTGATGTCTGCGCAGGCGCGTTCTTCGATTGCCATTGTGGCTGAAGGGGAAGATTTTGGCGGTGCAACACGCATTGCTGAAGCTTTAAAAGGAGACCCGGTGTTTGATTACATCGACTTGCGTGTATGTATTTTGGGCCACACCCAGCGCGGTGGTTCGCCAAACGCTCGAGATCGGGTATTGGCAAGCCGGCTTGGGTCGCACGCAGTAGATGCTTTGCTTGAAGGACATACCAGCGTAATGGTGGGAATCGTGAACCACGAAATCAAACTCACCCCCATGCGCAACGTATGGAGCCGCAAAAAGAACATCGACTACGAATTGCTACGGCTCACCGAACTACTTTCTTAA